The following coding sequences lie in one Peribacillus frigoritolerans genomic window:
- a CDS encoding Lrp/AsnC family transcriptional regulator, whose product MHLNEEELEVLRIIENNSRIDLKDLAKMTDQSEADIEITLKKLEDMRVIVRYLTVINWAKVDEYHGVTAMIDVKVTPKRGVGFDDVAKRIYKFKEVQSVYLMSGAYDLSVIVEGRSMNEVASFVSEKLSTLDSVISTTTHFIMKKYKHDGTIFDQTEEDKRIVVSP is encoded by the coding sequence ATGCACTTGAATGAAGAGGAATTGGAAGTCTTGAGAATCATTGAAAATAACAGCCGGATTGATCTGAAGGATTTGGCTAAAATGACCGATCAATCAGAAGCGGACATAGAAATAACATTGAAGAAATTAGAAGATATGCGGGTCATTGTACGTTACTTAACAGTCATTAACTGGGCAAAAGTGGATGAATATCATGGTGTCACAGCGATGATCGATGTAAAAGTCACTCCAAAACGCGGTGTCGGTTTCGATGATGTCGCAAAAAGGATTTACAAATTCAAAGAAGTCCAGTCCGTTTATTTAATGTCAGGGGCTTATGATCTTTCGGTCATTGTCGAAGGACGTTCGATGAATGAAGTGGCAAGCTTCGTTTCGGAAAAACTTTCGACACTGGATTCCGTCATTTCTACGACGACTCACTTCATCATGAAAAAATACAAGCATGATGGCACCATTTTTGATCAAACTGAAGAAGATAAGCGGATAGTGGTGTCACCATGA
- a CDS encoding alpha/beta fold hydrolase: protein MESHTIKGVERVGNIEIYFEYDRIDDSLPNLVLLHGFLSSSFSFRKLVPYLIKEYNVISIDLPPFGQSGKDYRYTYSFRNIAKSVVMFLEGKGIRKFSIIGHSMGGQISLQLIKSYPDLVDHAILLAGSGYQPGYSEKMKMVSYLPFFSYGIKRYLQKSGIEKNLKNVVHDPAMIDDEMRQGYLGPFIKKHDIFRALGRMLRDKEIDLLKEDLSEIHTPCLLIWGRHDRVVPLNIGERLHEDLPNSELVIIEDSGHLLPEEKPEEVYQLIKGFIGVATPT from the coding sequence ATGGAAAGTCATACAATCAAAGGTGTCGAACGGGTGGGTAATATCGAAATCTATTTTGAATATGACCGAATCGATGATTCCCTCCCCAACCTTGTCCTGCTTCACGGATTTTTGTCATCGAGCTTCAGTTTCCGTAAATTAGTCCCCTATTTAATCAAGGAATACAATGTGATCTCCATAGACCTCCCGCCATTCGGGCAAAGCGGAAAAGATTATCGATATACATATTCATTCCGAAACATCGCTAAATCCGTCGTTATGTTCTTGGAGGGGAAAGGCATCAGGAAATTCAGTATCATTGGCCATTCCATGGGCGGGCAGATTTCCCTGCAGCTCATCAAGTCATATCCTGATCTTGTCGACCATGCCATTCTACTTGCCGGTTCAGGCTATCAGCCCGGCTATTCGGAAAAAATGAAGATGGTCAGTTACCTGCCTTTCTTTTCATACGGGATAAAACGATATCTGCAAAAATCAGGTATCGAAAAGAATTTGAAAAATGTCGTCCATGACCCGGCGATGATTGACGATGAAATGCGACAGGGATATCTAGGACCATTCATAAAGAAGCATGATATTTTCCGGGCATTGGGGAGGATGCTTCGAGATAAGGAAATCGATTTGTTGAAGGAGGACCTTAGTGAAATTCATACACCCTGCCTGCTTATTTGGGGAAGACATGATCGAGTGGTGCCATTGAATATCGGCGAAAGGCTCCATGAAGACCTGCCTAATTCCGAGCTTGTTATCATTGAGGATTCCGGGCACCTTCTTCCAGAGGAGAAACCGGAAGAAGTGTATCAACTAATTAAGGGGTTTATTGGAGTGGCCACCCCAACGTAA